From one Anopheles bellator chromosome 1, idAnoBellAS_SP24_06.2, whole genome shotgun sequence genomic stretch:
- the LOC131207248 gene encoding farnesol dehydrogenase-like: MDRWVGKVAVVTGASSGIGAATVKALASAGMITVGLARRVERIDELKAELSAEAAGRLHSVRCDVTKEKDILAAFLHIEQHFGGVDVLVNNAGVARSTIGVLDANNTQALRDVVDTNLMGLMLCSREAFQSMKKRSVDGHIVHINSILGHKLLPVGGLNAYPASKFGVTALTETMRHELRLAGTKIKVTSVSPGLVRTEIIPNSMEIKNMAILEPEDIASAVLYAVGTPPRVQIHEIMVKPVGEMM; encoded by the exons ATGGATCGCTGGGTTGGAAAAGTGGCCGTTGTGACCGGTGCAAGTTCGGGAATCGGTGCTGCTACGGTGAAAGCGCTTGCCAGTGCGGGCATGATCACCGTCGGTTTGGCTCGCCGTGTTGAACGTATCGATGAGTTGAAGGCCGAACTTTCGGCCGAGGCCGCTGGACGTTTGCACAGTGTGCGGTGTGACGTCACCAAGGAGAAAGACATTCTGGCCGCGTTCCTGCACATCGAGCAACACTTTGGCGGTGTGGACGTACTGGTCAACAATGCGGGCGTTGCTCGCAGTACCATCGGAGTGCTCGATGCGAATAACACGCAAGCACTGCGCGATGTGGTCGACACCAATCTGATGGGCTTGATGCTGTGCAGTCGCGAGGCATTCCAATCGATGAAAAAACGGTCGGTCGATGGACACATCGTACACATCAACAGCATCCTCGGCCATAAGTTACTGCCGGTGGGAGGACTCAACGCTTACCCGGCCTCCAAATTCGGTGTGACGGCCCTCACCGAAACGATGCGCCACGAGTTGCGTTTGGCGGGAACCAAAATCAAAGTCACG AGTGTCAGCCCGGGTCTGGTTCGTACGGAGATCATTCCGAACAGTATGGAGATCAAGAACATGGCCATCCTCGAACCGGAAGACATTGCAAGCGCTGTCCTATACGCCGTCGGTACACCGCCAAGGGTGCAAATCCACGAGATTATGGTCAAACCGGTTGGTGAAATGATGTAG